A section of the Oncorhynchus gorbuscha isolate QuinsamMale2020 ecotype Even-year linkage group LG06, OgorEven_v1.0, whole genome shotgun sequence genome encodes:
- the LOC124038490 gene encoding dual specificity phosphatase 29-like, whose product MASHSSKRCATVKKKFVPKTKPPEPVVEYVTPGGYELEKILNRDCMEYTHINQVWPNVWIGDEESAKDKYNLKKLGMTHILNAAEGTWNNVDTGAEYYSDMDVVYYGVVAEDTPTFDLSQYFFSAAQFIDQTLNIPENKLLVHCVMGRSRSATLFLAYLMICKNMTVVDAVDHVKRRRRIIPNWGFLKQLRQLDTYLLEQRDEVTTVKGKGEEKDKEREEDE is encoded by the exons ATGGCGTCTCACAGCTCCAAGAGGTGTGCGACTGTGAAGAAAAAGTTTGTTCCTAAGACAAAGCCACCTGAACCTGTGGTAGAATACGTTACACCTGGGGGCTATGAGCTGGAGAAGATCCTTAACCGTGACTGCATGGAGTACACTCATATCAACCAGGTCTGGCCCAACGTCTGGATTGGAGATGA AGAGAGTGCCAAAGACAAATACAACCTGAAGAAATTGGGCATGACCCACATCCTGAATGCAGCAGAGGGGACGTGGAATAATGTGGACACGGGAGCGGAGTACTACAGCGACATGGACGTGGTCTACTATGGGGTCGTGGCGGAGGATACTCCAACCTTTGACCTTAGCCAGTACTTCTTTTCTGCAGCCCAGTTCATCGACCAAACACTCAACATACCTGAAA ATAAGCTGCTGGTGCACTGTGTGATGGGGAGAAGTCGGTCAGCCACCCTGTTCCTGGCCTACCTGATGATCTGTAAGAACATGACGGTGGTGGACGCCGTGGACCACGTGAAGCGACGCAGGCGTATCATCCCCAACTGGGGCTTCCTGAAACAGCTCAGGCAGCTGGACACTTACCTCTTAGAACAGAGGGACGAAGTGACGACTGTCAAGGGAAAAGGAGAAGAAAAGgacaaggaaagagaggaggatgaatag